Genomic segment of Rhodocaloribacter litoris:
GGGCGAGTTCGTCGGCGGGGCGGGAGGTAGCCTGCGCGGCGTGCCGGGCGATGAGGAAGCGGAAGGCCTCCACGGCGCTTACGGCGCGGGCGGGCAGCCCGGCCTCCTCGGCGCGCTCGAGGGCCTGCCAGATGCCCAGCCCCTCGCGCCGGGCGTAGTCGAAGAGGGCCTCCTGCGTCTTGCCCCCGATGCCGCGCGTGGGGTAGTTGATGACGCGGCGCAGGCTGGCCTCGTCGTTCGGGTTGACGACCAGGCGCAGGTAGGCCAGCGCGTCCTTGATCTCGCGGCGCTGGTAGAACGAGACGCCGCCGACGACGCGGTACGGGAGGCCGCCCCGGCGGAGCGCCTCCTCCAGCGAACGGCTCTGCGCGTTGGTCCGGTAGAGCACGGCGAAGTCGCGGAAGGTATAGCCCTGGCGCACGTGCAGGTCGCGGATGGTGCGCTCCACCTTCTGCGCCTCGTCCCGCTCCGAGATGGCCTCCAGCAGCGTCACCGGCTCGCCGTCGCTGTTTTCCGTCCAGAGCGACTTCTCGAGCTGGTCCTGGTTGTGGCGGATGATGGCGTCGGCCAGGCGGAGGATGGTCTTCGTGGAGCGGTAGTTCTGTTCGAGGCGGACGGTTTTCGCTTCGGGGTAGTCCCGCTGGAACGAGAGGATATTGGTGATGTCGGCCCCGCGGAAGGCGTAGATGCTCTGCGCGTCGTCGCCCACCACGCACAGGTTCTTGTGGCGGGCGGCCAGCAGCTTCGCCAGCACGTACTGCGCGTGGTTGGTGTCCTGGTACTCGTCGATGTGGAGATAGCGCCAGCGGTGCTGGTACTTCTCCAGCACGTCGGCGTGCTGCCGGAACAGCTCGATGGGCTTGAGCAGGAGGTCGTCGAAGTCCATTGCGTTGGCCTTGCGGAGTGCCTCCTGGTACGGCCCGTAGAGCAGGGCGGCCTTCTCCTGCGCCGGGGTGGCGGCGAGCCGGGCGTACTCGCCGGGTGCAACCAGCCGGTTCTTGGCCGAGGAGATGAGCGCGTGCATCATCCGCACGTTGAACTGCTTGCCGTCGACGTGGTAGCGGTCCATCAGCTCGCGGAGGATGCGCTGGCTGTCGTCGGGGTCGTAGATGGAGAAGTCGGGTGTGTAGCCGATGCGTTCGCCCTCGATGCGCAGCAGGCGGGCGAACGTGGCGTGGAAGGTGCCCATCCACATGCCGCGGGCCTGCTCCGGCCCGACGAGCCGTTCGATGCGCTCCTTCATCTCGCGGGCCGCCTTGTTCGTGAACGTGAGTGCGAGGATCTCGAACGGCCGTGCCTTTCCGGCGGCGATCAGGTAGGCGATGCGGTGCGTGAGCGTGCGCGTCTTGCCCGAGCCCGGCCCCGCGATGATGAGCACCGGCCCGTCGGTCACCCGGACGGCCTCCTGCTGGGCCGGGTTGAGCCCCTGCAGGATCTGTTCGGCCTCGTCGGGCCGCGCGGCAT
This window contains:
- a CDS encoding ATP-dependent helicase, with the translated sequence MRQYKLSFDEPADAARPDEAEQILQGLNPAQQEAVRVTDGPVLIIAGPGSGKTRTLTHRIAYLIAAGKARPFEILALTFTNKAAREMKERIERLVGPEQARGMWMGTFHATFARLLRIEGERIGYTPDFSIYDPDDSQRILRELMDRYHVDGKQFNVRMMHALISSAKNRLVAPGEYARLAATPAQEKAALLYGPYQEALRKANAMDFDDLLLKPIELFRQHADVLEKYQHRWRYLHIDEYQDTNHAQYVLAKLLAARHKNLCVVGDDAQSIYAFRGADITNILSFQRDYPEAKTVRLEQNYRSTKTILRLADAIIRHNQDQLEKSLWTENSDGEPVTLLEAISERDEAQKVERTIRDLHVRQGYTFRDFAVLYRTNAQSRSLEEALRRGGLPYRVVGGVSFYQRREIKDALAYLRLVVNPNDEASLRRVINYPTRGIGGKTQEALFDYARREGLGIWQALERAEEAGLPARAVSAVEAFRFLIARHAAQATSRPADELARDLIRESGILDDLRRDDTPENLVRWENVNELLNAIAEFTAGAGEQGTLSAFLQEVSLLTDADSVDDDENRVTLMTLHASKGLEFPVVFITGLEEGLFPLAAAAQDRKDLEEERRLFYVGVTRAERHLYLSYARSRYRYGEQQPAVRSRFLDELDPDLIRTEAGTAFRPRAGRFQAGAGATDTYDRIDPHYYRKNLRGEKKPRTGGGGQRGGGERRIVYDEGEGGAFTPGMRVEHPLFGEGKVLSLEGAGAQAKAVVFFKEVGQKKLVLKFANLRRIG